GCCCCGCGGCCAGCGCCGCGTTCTCGGCCGCGCGCTTGGCCGGGTTACCCGACTTCGAGCCGGCCTTCTTCTTCTGCGGCTTCGGCTTGCCTCCGTAGCCGGCGCCGGGCACCGGGCCCATGCCGGGGACGTTGGGCACGCCGCCCTTGGCGACGGTCTTCATCATCTTCGCGGCCTGCTCGAAGCGGACCACGAGCTGGTTGACGTCGGTGACGGTCATGCCCGAGCCGCGCGCGATGCGCAGGCGACGGGAGCCGTTGAGCAGCTTGGGATTGACGCGCTCGGCCTTCGTCATCGACTGGATGATCGCCTCGGTGCGCACGATCTCGCGCTCGTCGAACTGGTCGAGCTGCTCGCGCATGCCCTTCGCGCCCGGGAGCATTCCGATCATCTTCTTGATCGAGCCCATGTTGCGCAGCTGCTGCATCTGGCTGAGGAAGTCGTCGAGCGTGAACGAGTCGCTCATGATCTTCTCGGCGACCTTGCGCGCCTCGTCCTCGTCGAACGCGGACTGCGCCTGCTCGATGAGGGTCAGCACGTCGCCGAGGTCGAGGATGCGGCTCGCCATGCGGTCGGGGTGGAACTGCTCGAAGTCGTCGAGCGACTCGCCCGTCGAGGCGAAGAGGATCGGGCGGCCGGTGAGGGAGGCGACCGACAGTGCCGCGCCTCCGCGGGCGTCGCCGTCGAGCTTCGACAGCACGACGCCGGTGAAGTCGACGCCCTCCTGGAACGCCTTCGCGGTCGCGACGGCGTCCTGGCCGATCATCGCGTCGATGACGAACAGCACCTCGTCGGGGTTCGTGACACGGCGGATGTCGGACGCCTGCTTCATCATGTCGGCGTCGACGCCGAGACGGCCGGCGGTGTCGATGATGACGGTGTCGTACTGCTTGTCGGTGGCGTAGCGGATCGCCTCCTGGGCGACCTTGACCGGGTTCCCGACTCCGTTGCCGGGCTGCGGGGCGAAGACCGCGACTCCGGCCTGCTCGCCGACGACCTGCAGCTGCTGCACCGCGTTGGGGCGCTGGAGGTCGGCCGCGACGAGGAGCGGGGTGTGGCCGTCCTTGCCGAGGTACTTGCCGAGCTTGCCCGCGAGGGTCGTCTTTCCCGCGCCCTGGAGGCCGGCGAGCATGATGACGGTCGGCGGGCGCTTGGCGAACTCGAGGCGGCGCGACCGGCCGCCGAGGATCGCGACGAGCTCCTCGTTGACGATCTGCACGACCTGCTGCGCCGGGTTGAGCGCCTTGTTGACCTCGTCGCCGAGGGCGCGCTCGCGCACCTTGCCGGTGAACTCCTTGACGACCTCGAGCGCGACGTCGGCGTCGAGCAGGGCGCGCCGGATCTCGCGGACAGTGCCGTCGACGTCGGAGGCCGAGAGCTTGCCCTTGGTGCGGAGGTTCTTGAACGTCTCGACGAGTCGATCGGAGAGGGTGCCGAAAGTAGCCATGATGCCCGGAATTCTACCGGAGGCCGAGCGGGGGTCGGTCGGCACACCTCGCCTCCCGATTAACTGGACCGAGTGCAAGAACGCGCATAGGGTGGCGGCGTGATCGAGACACTGGTGGCGGGCGACTCCGCCGACCCTCTGGACTACCGCGACGGCTGGGAGCTGCAGCGCCGCCTCCACGCCGAGATCGTCGCCGGTGCGCGGCCGAGCACCCTGGTGCTGTGCGAGCACGCCTCCGTCTACACGGCGGGCAAGCGCACGGAGGCGCACGAGCTGCCGAGCGACGGCTCCCCGGTCGTCGACGTCGACCGCGGCGGGCGCATCACCTGGCACGGGCCGGGACAGCTCGTCGGCTACCCGATCGTGCGGCTGCGCGAGCCGGTCGACGTGGTCGCCTACGTCCGCTCGCTCGAGGGCGTCCTGATCCAGGTGCTCCGCGACCTGGGCGTCGAGGGCGTGCGGGTCGACGGCCGATCGGGGGTCTGGATCCCGCGTCCGACGGGAGCCGACAAGATCGCGGCCGTCGGGATCCGCGTCGCGAGCGGAGTGACGATGCACGGCTTCGCGCTGAACGTCGCGAACAGCCTCGAGCCCTACGCCCGCATCGTCGCGTGCGGCATCGCCGACGCCGGCGTGACGACGATCGAGCGCGAGCTCGGCAGCGCGCCGTCGATGGCCGCGGTGCGCGCGCGCGTGAGGGCGAGGTTCTCGGAGGCGGCTCCCGCCTTCACTGCGCAGCCCGGCGCCTCCGAGGGGGTCGCCGCGTGAGCGCCGACACCGGGGGCCGCAAGCTGCTGCGCCTCGAGGTCCGCAACGCCGAGACGCCGATCGAGCGCAAGCCCCCGTGGATCCGCACGAAGGCCACGATGGGGCCGGAGTACCAGCAGCTGCAGTCGCTCGTGAAGAGCGAGGAGCTGCACACGGTCTGCCAGGAGGCGGGCTGCCCCAACATCTTCGAGTGCTGGGAGGACCGCGAGGCGACGTTCCTCATCGGCGGCGCGCAGTGCACGCGGCGCTGCGACTTCTGCCAGATCGACACCGGGAAGCCCGCCGACTACGACGCCGACGAGCCGCGGCGGGTCGGCGAGTCGGTGGCGCGGATGAACCTCCGCTACGCCACCGTCACCGGGGTCGCCCGCGACGACCTGCCGGACGAGGGCTCGTGGCTCTACGCCGAGACGATCCGGCAGATCCACGCGCAGTCGCCCGGGACGGGTGTCGAGATCCTGGTGCCGGACTTCACCGGGTGCGCCGAGCACCTGGGCCGGGTGTTCGATGCGGAGCCGGAGGTGTTCGCCCACAACGTCGAGACGGTTCCGCGGATCTTCAAGCGGATCCGGCCCGCCTTCCGCTACGAGCGCTCGCTCGACGTGCTGACCCAGGGGCGCGAGGCCGGGCTGATCACGAAGTCGAACCTCATCCTCGGCATGGGCGAGGAGCGCGAGGAGATCTCGCAGGCGCTGCAGGACCTGCACGACGCGGGCACCGACATCGTCACGATCACCCAGTACCTGCGGCCGACGCCGCGGCACCTGCCGGTGGACCGCTGGGTGCACCCGGAGGAGTTCGTCGCGATCAAGGAGGAGGCGGAGGACATCGGGTTCCTCGGCGTCCTCTCGGGGCCGCTCGTGCGCTCCTCCTACCGCGCGGGCCGGCTCTGGGCCCGCTCGATGGAGTCGAAGGGCCGTCCGGTGCCGGAGCACCTGCAGCACCTGGCCGACGCGGCGCTCGGCTTCGCGCAGGCGGTCTGACGCGCTCCGCGAGATGCCGCTCCGGTACGCCTGCTGCGGCGTGTCGCGTACTCACGTGGCATCTCGCGGGACGACCGGCAGAACGAGGTTCTCGCGCGAATCCTGACCCCGTGTCCACGGTCACGGAGCGAGCGCGCGTGCTGCGCGCAGCAGTGGACGCCCGCCGTGATGTGGTGACGGCCGTCCTCACTCGCTACGGCGCGAGCAATCCGAGACGCGAGCCGGTGTCCATCACCGCCCACCGCGACATGGTCGCCCTGTGAGCAGGTCGCCGGACGAGCGCTTCTCCGACATCCTCGCGGCGATCGAGCGCTGCCTCGAGTGCCGGGCGCATCTCGACGCCGAGGACGTCCCTCTCGCGGCATGGCACTCGATGCCGTACTCCGCGATCCGGCGGTGATCGGAGAGGCGGTACGCATGCTCCCCGACGCAGAGCTCACGTCCTTCGCCGACGTTCCCTGGGCGTCGATCGCCGGGCTCCGGAACGTCATCGTGCACGAGTACTTCCGGATCCAGCCCGCACTGATCGTCGAGATCCTCGACGACGAGCTCGCTCCCCTGGCCGGCGCCCTGCGCGACCGCCTCTCCTGACCGGAGCCGGCAGCTCCGGCGGCGAGCCGGCCGCTCCGAGCGACCTGCGTCAGCCGACGAGCTGCTGCGCGAAGACGTGGGGGGTGAAGCCGGTGAGGTCGCCGATCTTCTCGCCCTGGCCGACGAGCTTGATCGGGATGCCGGTCCGCTCCTGCACGGCGAGGACGAAGCCGCCCTTGGCCGAGCCGTCGAGCTTGGTGATGACGAGACCGGTGACGCCCGCGTGCTCGATGAACGCCTCGGCCTGGCTCAGGCCGTTCTGACCGGTGGTCGCGTCGAGCACGAGCAGGATCTCGGAGATGGGCGCCTGCTTCTCGATGACGCGCTTGATCTTGGTCAGCTCGTCCATCAGGCCGCCCTTGGTGTGCAGGCGGCCGGCGGTGTCGATGATGACCATCTCGATGCCGTTGTCCTTCGCGAACTGCACGGTCTGGAACGCGACGGACGCCGGGTCCTGCCGCTCCTGCTGCGGGCGCACGATCTGCGCGTCGGCGCGCTGCGCCCAGGTGGCCAACTGGTCGACGGCGGCGGCGCGGAACGTGTCGGCGGCACCGACGACGACGCTGCGGTCGAAGTTGCGGAGGAACTTGGCGAACTTGCCGATGGTCGTGGTCTTGCCGACTCCGTTGACCCCGACGACGAGGATCACGGCGGGGCGCTCGCTGAGCTTGAGGGTCGTGTCGTACTTCGACAGCCGCTCCTCGAGCGACTCGCGGAGCATGCGCTGCAGATCGCGCGGGTCGGTCGTGCTGTAGCGCTCGACCTTGGCGCGGAGGTCGGCGACCATCTCCTCGGTGATGTCCGGACCGAAGTCGGCGGTGATCAGAGCGGTCTCGAGGTCGTCCCACGTCTGGTCGTCGATCGTGCGCTTCTCGAACAGGCCGCGCAGTGCGCGACCGAGCGACCAGGAGGTGCGTTCAGCCATGGGTCCAGGCTACCGGGGCGCGCGGGCGAGGCGGTCTGGGGCGGGACGGTGCGATCGGCAGGTGGTGGCGGCGCTGTCGCGGGATCCGCGCGGATGATCGCGCTCTCCCGCTTCGATCTCCTGCACATCGCACGAACGCCTGCGCACGGCACCTGCGCCGTCAGACCGCCGGTGCCTCCACGCGCTGACCCACCACGGCCGACACTCCGTTCTGCCGCATCGACACGCCGTGGAGGGCGTCCGCGATCTCCATCGTGCGCTTCTGGCGGTGCGGTCGATGGTCCCCCGGATCTGCACGCGATCGCGGGCATCTGCGATGAGCCGAGCGAGCGACGACGAGCCGGAGGGTGTCCGAGGCGGGCACCCGCCCCTCCCCTACGCCGCGCTCACTGACACTTCCACGACCGCCCACGACAGCGCGGGCAGCGCCAGTGTCACGACCGAACCGTCGACCGCCACTCCCGCGAGCGGCACGAGCCCGACGGCGTCCTGCGCATCGAGCGTGTTCGCCGTGTGGCGCGTGCCGCCCGACGGCACCTCCAGCACTTCGGCGCGCAGCACCCGGCCGCCCGTGAAGCCGCGCAGCGAGATCGAGACGGCCGATGCGTCGTCGAGTCCGCGGTTGGCGAGGAAGAACGCCACGACGCCACGGTCGGCGTCGTAGGTCGCGGAAACGTCGACCTGGTCGGCGTCGCCGAACGTTCCCGCGTCGACCTTGTCGGAGGTCACCGCCGTGCGCAGGATCTGCCCCTGCGCGAGCGCCGCCATACGGGCGAACGGCCAGAAGATCGTCTGCTTCCACGCCGGCCCGTTCTCCTCCGAGCGGATCGGCGCGATGACGTTGACGAGCTGCGCCTGGTTGGCGATCGAGACACGATCGCCGTGACGCAGCAGCGAATTGAGCAGGGTGCCGACGACGACGGCGTCGGTCACGCTGTACGTGTCCTCGATGAGGCGGGGATGCTCGCGCCACGACTGCGAGACAGCGCTCGGCTGGTCGTCGGTGTCGAGCCCCGACTGGTACCAGACGTTCCACTCATCGAACGAGAGGTTGATGTACTTCTTCGCCTTGCGCTTGGCCCGCACGGCATCGCAGGTCGCGACGACCGACTCGATGAAGTAGTCCATGTCGACGGAGGAGGCGAGGAACGACGCCGCATCACCGTCGTGCTCCTGGTAGTAGGCGTGCATCGACATGTAGTCGACCTCGTCATAGGCGTGCGAGAGGACGGTGTGCTCCCACGAGCCGAAGGTCTCCATCCCCGAGTTGGACGATCCGACGGCCACGAGCTCGATGGACGGATCGACGAAACGCATGGCCTTGCCGGCCTCCTGAGCGAGCCGACCGTACTCGTCGGCTGTCTTGTGGCCGATCTGCCACGGGCCGTCGAGCTCGTTGCCGAGGCACCAGAGCTTGATGTCGAACGGATCCGCGGCGCCGTTGGCGATGCGGCGATCCGACAGGGCGGTGCCGCCGGGGTGGTTGGCGTACTCGACGAGCTCGCGTGCGGCGTCGACGCCGCGGGTACCGAGGTTGATGGCCTCCATGATCTCGACGCCGGCCTCTCTCGACCAGTCGACGAACTCGTGGAGACCGAAGGCGTTGCTCTCCACCGTGTGCCAGGCGCCGTCGAGGCGGCGGGGGCGCTCGGATGCGGGGCCGACCCCGTCCTCCCAGTTGTACCCGGAGACGAAGTTGCCACCCGGGTAGCGGACGACGGTGGCGCCGAGCTCCTTGACGAGGGCGAGGACGTCACGGCGGAAGCCGCGCTCGTCGGCCTGCTCGTGGCCGGGCTCGTAGATGCCGGTGTAGACGCAGCGTCCCATGTGCTCGACGAACGAGCCGAACAGGCGACGCGGCACCGGCCCGATCGTGAAGTCGCGGTCGATGACGATGTGTGCCGTGGGCATGGAGTTCCTAACGTAGGTGTGACAGAAGGGTGCGCACCCGCCTGGAGGCGAGGCGAGGAGGTCAGCCCTTGAGGCCCGAACCGGTGACGCCTTCGACG
The genomic region above belongs to Rathayibacter sp. VKM Ac-2759 and contains:
- the ffh gene encoding signal recognition particle protein; this encodes MATFGTLSDRLVETFKNLRTKGKLSASDVDGTVREIRRALLDADVALEVVKEFTGKVRERALGDEVNKALNPAQQVVQIVNEELVAILGGRSRRLEFAKRPPTVIMLAGLQGAGKTTLAGKLGKYLGKDGHTPLLVAADLQRPNAVQQLQVVGEQAGVAVFAPQPGNGVGNPVKVAQEAIRYATDKQYDTVIIDTAGRLGVDADMMKQASDIRRVTNPDEVLFVIDAMIGQDAVATAKAFQEGVDFTGVVLSKLDGDARGGAALSVASLTGRPILFASTGESLDDFEQFHPDRMASRILDLGDVLTLIEQAQSAFDEDEARKVAEKIMSDSFTLDDFLSQMQQLRNMGSIKKMIGMLPGAKGMREQLDQFDEREIVRTEAIIQSMTKAERVNPKLLNGSRRLRIARGSGMTVTDVNQLVVRFEQAAKMMKTVAKGGVPNVPGMGPVPGAGYGGKPKPQKKKAGSKSGNPAKRAAENAALAAGPRPTDAGGSGFGLGGGKGAAQPTPAELEQLQKLLGR
- the lipB gene encoding lipoyl(octanoyl) transferase LipB translates to MIETLVAGDSADPLDYRDGWELQRRLHAEIVAGARPSTLVLCEHASVYTAGKRTEAHELPSDGSPVVDVDRGGRITWHGPGQLVGYPIVRLREPVDVVAYVRSLEGVLIQVLRDLGVEGVRVDGRSGVWIPRPTGADKIAAVGIRVASGVTMHGFALNVANSLEPYARIVACGIADAGVTTIERELGSAPSMAAVRARVRARFSEAAPAFTAQPGASEGVAA
- the lipA gene encoding lipoyl synthase, with the translated sequence MSADTGGRKLLRLEVRNAETPIERKPPWIRTKATMGPEYQQLQSLVKSEELHTVCQEAGCPNIFECWEDREATFLIGGAQCTRRCDFCQIDTGKPADYDADEPRRVGESVARMNLRYATVTGVARDDLPDEGSWLYAETIRQIHAQSPGTGVEILVPDFTGCAEHLGRVFDAEPEVFAHNVETVPRIFKRIRPAFRYERSLDVLTQGREAGLITKSNLILGMGEEREEISQALQDLHDAGTDIVTITQYLRPTPRHLPVDRWVHPEEFVAIKEEAEDIGFLGVLSGPLVRSSYRAGRLWARSMESKGRPVPEHLQHLADAALGFAQAV
- a CDS encoding HepT-like ribonuclease domain-containing protein; translation: MLPDAELTSFADVPWASIAGLRNVIVHEYFRIQPALIVEILDDELAPLAGALRDRLS
- the ftsY gene encoding signal recognition particle-docking protein FtsY, yielding MAERTSWSLGRALRGLFEKRTIDDQTWDDLETALITADFGPDITEEMVADLRAKVERYSTTDPRDLQRMLRESLEERLSKYDTTLKLSERPAVILVVGVNGVGKTTTIGKFAKFLRNFDRSVVVGAADTFRAAAVDQLATWAQRADAQIVRPQQERQDPASVAFQTVQFAKDNGIEMVIIDTAGRLHTKGGLMDELTKIKRVIEKQAPISEILLVLDATTGQNGLSQAEAFIEHAGVTGLVITKLDGSAKGGFVLAVQERTGIPIKLVGQGEKIGDLTGFTPHVFAQQLVG
- a CDS encoding alpha-N-arabinofuranosidase, which translates into the protein MPTAHIVIDRDFTIGPVPRRLFGSFVEHMGRCVYTGIYEPGHEQADERGFRRDVLALVKELGATVVRYPGGNFVSGYNWEDGVGPASERPRRLDGAWHTVESNAFGLHEFVDWSREAGVEIMEAINLGTRGVDAARELVEYANHPGGTALSDRRIANGAADPFDIKLWCLGNELDGPWQIGHKTADEYGRLAQEAGKAMRFVDPSIELVAVGSSNSGMETFGSWEHTVLSHAYDEVDYMSMHAYYQEHDGDAASFLASSVDMDYFIESVVATCDAVRAKRKAKKYINLSFDEWNVWYQSGLDTDDQPSAVSQSWREHPRLIEDTYSVTDAVVVGTLLNSLLRHGDRVSIANQAQLVNVIAPIRSEENGPAWKQTIFWPFARMAALAQGQILRTAVTSDKVDAGTFGDADQVDVSATYDADRGVVAFFLANRGLDDASAVSISLRGFTGGRVLRAEVLEVPSGGTRHTANTLDAQDAVGLVPLAGVAVDGSVVTLALPALSWAVVEVSVSAA